The Gemmatimonadota bacterium DNA segment GCGATGGAAGACGCGCTGGGCCTTGCGAACGCGCTTGAAGCGTCTTCGAATGACATTCCCGCGTCACTGGCGGCATTCGAAGCGGAGGGCAGGCCGAGAAAACAGAGACTGATGGTTGCCGGCAAGCTGAGCTACGAGTGGTACGAGAGGTTTCCGCAGAAGCTCGACATGCCCATTCTCGACTTCATTCTCGACTTCATGGACCGCACGGGGCGCATGCCGCGCAACCGCCTGCGCAGGTTCGCGCCCAATCTCGCGGAAGCCGTCGAGGCACGGGAGGCGTCGCGACAGCGGGAGGTCTGATGACGCCACCGGCAGCCGGCGGTACCATGGATCGGTGAAATCTGTGGGGAGGGAGTGTCATCCGCCGGATCGATCTCAATCTCCTGTACGTTCTGCGGGAACTGCTGAAAGAGCCGAATACCACGAAGGTCGGCGAGAAGCTGAACCTGACCCAGTCTGCGGTAAGCGCCTCCCTGGGCCGGTTGCGCTGGGCTTTCGAGGACGAGCTGTTCGTGCGCTCCGGGCGCGCCATGGTACCCACCCGGCGCGCGGAAGGATTGCTCGAACCTGTGGAGGAAATCATCCAGCGCATCGAAAGCCTCATCGAAGAGGTGCATTTCGAACCGGAGAAACTGCAACGTCACTTTACCGTCGCGACGACGGATTTCCTCCTGCAGAGAGTCGCCGGGCCGATCATTGCGCAGATTCACCCCGTGGCGCCGTACACGCGGGTGATCTTTACCCAGCTCGCCTCGGACACCCGGGACCGGATCCGTTCGAGCCACCTCGACCTGATGATCGCACCGTTCATCGGCGCGTTTCGCGAACTGGAGCAGGTGAGTTTCCAGACGCTCTATACCGACCGCCTGATCGTGGCGGTATGGGCGGGATCGCGGAAGTACGGCGATTCGATCACCGAGCAGCAGTTGCTGGAGGCGACACACCTGGAATTCAACCCGGGGATGGTCGGCGGGCTGAAATCCGTTGCGGAGTTCACCACGCTGACGACGCTGCTCTATGCGCTACGCCATTCCGACGTGATTTCCATCATGCCCGGGAAAGTGGTGGAAGTTCTGGGTGGCGACGCGCATGTCAAAGCGATTGAGCTGCCTTACGACGTGCCGGAATTCGACGTGGGGCTCATGTGGAACCGTTCCTTCGACAACGACCCGGAACACCAGTGGTTTCGCACGATGGTCGAGGCCGCTCTCGAGGACATCTGACAGGGCGATGCATCGTGTCACCGCGAGCGCACCACTTTGCGTAGTGAGAGAAACATGCGCTTTACTTGCCCGTAGGCGAATACCAGATGGGGGATGTGTAAGCCCGCTCCTGGAGGGTCAGCGCCGCGCCGGTTTCCGGTTGCACGCCGTAGAATCTGGCATCGTAGGCGTTCCAGCGGGGCGTCGGAATCTCCAGGACTCGCGCGTAGTAGACAGCGGGCTGCAATGGGTTGAACTGCGGGTCCTGCCAGTAGCCCACCAGTTCCGCATCGCCGATGCTGTTGGTCCAGGTCGCCTCCTGCACGTTTACCGTATTGCCGACGGGCGGCAGACTGCCGTCGGGGCGCAGGTTGCGTCGGTGGGCGTCCCCCCAGACCACGTTGAAGACCTTCTCATGGGTCGTGCCGTGGGCATCGAGCCAGCCTTTGACGATCTGGATCCGGTCGAGGTTGCCGCTAACCGGATCTTTCAGCGCACCCACCAGGAAGGTTGGAGCGGGGCGGCCCGTTTCCGAATGCAACGTGCTCCCCATGGGTAAACCCTTGGCATAACCGTCGGCCGCGAGGTTCCGGAAGCTGGCATCGGCTTCGGTGAATGCCCAGCCACCGAAAAAGCGTACCGTCATGCGCGGCCCTGTGGTGGCATAGACTTCCCTGCGCTGCATGGCATCCCATATCGCCTCCCGGGTGTTTTGCCGCGCCCAGACCGCTGCATAGCCCGAGGCGCCGGTTTCGCTGTTTCGCCAACCATCAGGCAAGTCGATTCCCCCCATGCTCAGGACGGCGCGGTTTTCACTGGGCTCGTCGTTCGCCATCTTGCCGAAAAAGTTGTTCTCCTCGGCCGTGGAC contains these protein-coding regions:
- a CDS encoding monooxygenase; this encodes AMEDALGLANALEASSNDIPASLAAFEAEGRPRKQRLMVAGKLSYEWYERFPQKLDMPILDFILDFMDRTGRMPRNRLRRFAPNLAEAVEAREASRQREV
- a CDS encoding LysR family transcriptional regulator: MYVLRELLKEPNTTKVGEKLNLTQSAVSASLGRLRWAFEDELFVRSGRAMVPTRRAEGLLEPVEEIIQRIESLIEEVHFEPEKLQRHFTVATTDFLLQRVAGPIIAQIHPVAPYTRVIFTQLASDTRDRIRSSHLDLMIAPFIGAFRELEQVSFQTLYTDRLIVAVWAGSRKYGDSITEQQLLEATHLEFNPGMVGGLKSVAEFTTLTTLLYALRHSDVISIMPGKVVEVLGGDAHVKAIELPYDVPEFDVGLMWNRSFDNDPEHQWFRTMVEAALEDI
- a CDS encoding DUF3604 domain-containing protein translates to LKTDDMLQYEYAREALKNGLKLERSLGTNPYRFGLVGSTDSHTALSTAEENNFFGKMANDEPSENRAVLSMGGIDLPDGWRNSETGASGYAAVWARQNTREAIWDAMQRREVYATTGPRMTVRFFGGWAFTEADASFRNLAADGYAKGLPMGSTLHSETGRPAPTFLVGALKDPVSGNLDRIQIVKGWLDAHGTTHEKVFNVVWGDAHRRNLRPDGSLPPVGNTVNVQEATWTNSIGDAELVGYWQDPQFNPLQPAVYYARVLEIPTPRWNAYDARFYGVQPETGAALTLQERAYTSPIWYSPTGK